The Bdellovibrio sp. ZAP7 DNA segment ATACTTAGACGCCATATACACCTCGCAGAATTAATTCTACTCCTTGTCACAAACGAATGTCATTGCCTGACTTCAAATCGCAATTCTATACTAGGGGCCAAATACAAGAGGTGCATGAATGGCTTCCGTTTTTACTAAAATCATCAGTGGTGAGTTTCCTTGTTACAAAATTTATGAAGACGACAAAGTCCTGTCATTTTTGGCATTGGATCAGGTCAATTTAGGCCACACATTGGTGATCTGCAAAGAAGAAATCAATCATTGGACGGAAGTCCCTGCCGATACATATGCGCATCTACATAAAGTTTCCCAAAAGATCGGTAAAGCAATTTTGAAAGCATCGGGTTCACCCCGGGTTGGACAAATGGTGGCAGGTTTTGAAGTGCCACACTATCACTTGCACTTGATTCCGGCGTGGTCGATTCCAGATTTGGATTTTAAAAAAGCCACACGTCGCTCTGATGATGAAATGAAAAAGATCCAGCAAGAGATCATTAAGAATTTGGCGTAATCATGGCATCAGAGCAATTACCCATCAGTGGCGCGATCTACAAGCATTACAAAGGAAAGCTCTATCAAGTGATCGGAGTGGGCAAACACTCTGAAACCATGGAAGAAGTGGTTTTGTATCAATGCCTTTATGAAAATTCATTGGGCCGTTTGTGGACTCGTCCATTAGCCATGTGGAACGAACTCGTTGAAGTCGACGGCAAAAAAATTCCACGCTTCCAGTTCCAATTCAATTAATCAAAAAGGCAAAAAGGTACGTCCTTACCTAAAAAGGTACTTCCTTACTTGCTATAAAAAAAAGCCACCGGTGGATACCCGTGGCTTTTTTAATTTTTAATCGGGTAAGGCCCTACCTTTTTAAGGCCCTACCTTTTTAGGTAAGGACGTACCTTATTCTGGGATTTGGCAGCTTACTTCTAGTAGGACGTCTCTTCTCCAGATGGTGTTAACAACGGAGTCGCCGGCTTTCAGTAAAGTTGCGTCGGCGTAGTAGCGGCCTTCACCTGGAATATCAAAAATTTCTAGAGATACACGGCTGCCGTCGTTGTTGCGGATGCGGAAGCTGAAACCGTCGATGTCACCAATTTTACCGTAGCCGTTCAGAGCAGGCTTGATGACCGTCTCCAATTGCTTGTCGTTGTTTTCAGTAACTGTGCAGGCTACCTTCAGATCCGCCGCGTGTGCGACTGTGCCTGTAAGAATCAATGCAGCCAAAGCTAGTGATTTCATGCGTTCCTCCTAGAACATCCCGACTCCATCTCCGTTGGAGCCTATCTTTATTACACAGGGCTATCTTTTATTCTCAATCCATTCTCAGTTAGCGTTCAGATCAATAGTTCTTAGGGCACCCAAATTGACGTTTGTGAAGGCCGAATATATGACTGCCGCCATTGGAGAATTAAAATTGATTATGCGTGTTATAGCCCTTTCCCTTCTTCTATCTTTGCAGGCCTTTGCCCAAGAGAAAACTGTTAATGAAGTGACTCCATCCGTTCAGGCCGTTGCTCCAGCTCCTTCGCCTAGCGTATCTCCTTCACCCACTCCTGGTGGTACACCGGAACCAACATCTAACATGGAAGCGGAAAAATCTGCCCCTGTGTCGACGGTGATGGTGACGAAGGCTGAAGATCTTAAGGCCTTCCCAAAATTTAGTTTTAAATCCTACGGGTACTTTACGTTCTCTCAGGCAGAAACGTTCAAAGCCGTGAATGACCTGACAAAGTACAACCGTCGTAAAATGGACCTGGCGGAGATCGCCTTCGAAGGTAATTACGAACTTACACCGACTAGCAAAATTGAATTCGAAGTTGAAATCGAACATGGTGGTGTTGGTACAGCGATGGAATTCGACCCGTTTGAAGAATTCGGTGAGTTTGAAACCGAAGTTGAAAAGGGTGGTGAGGTTGCACTCCCAGAGTTCGTATACAAAAAATCTTTCCCTACTACGGATAGTGTTTTGAAAGTCGGTAAGTTTCCATTGTTTATCTCTATCGGAACAATCCTTGAGAAACCAAGCCGTTATTATGCAATCCAAGCTTCCGACGTGGAAGCGGCAATGATTCCTTATCACTGGAATGAGTTGGGTGTTCAAGCTGAACAGAAAATCTGGAAGTTCACTGGACGTTTGGGTGTGGTCAGCGGATTGAACTCTGAGTTCTTCCGTTCGTACTCTTGGGTTGGTGGTGGTTACCAACGTCAGTTCGAAAACGTAAACGCAGATGACCTGGCAACCGTGGCTTCCCTTGAATTCGGAAGTGTTGCGAAAGGCTCGGGCGTTGGTCTGGCATACTACAATGGCAACACTCAAAACAACCGCTACAAAAAAGACAAACTGACTGTCAGCGCTGAAGTTGAAATCTGGTCATTGCTTGTGAACTACCGTATCTGGAAATTCCAGCTTACGGGCGAATCATTGCGCGGGACTTTGGAAAACTCTGACAAAGTAGCTTTGGCGAACTCCACATTGGGTGGCTTGGCGAAACCGAAATCATTCGCGCCACTGGGACACAAAGCGGTTTTGGATAGCGTGCAACTTGCCTACGATATTTTCGACGACAATACATTGGTACCTTACGTTCGTTGGGAGCACGTGAACACGTTTGATGAAGTCCAAGGATCCATCACTAAATACCCTCGTTACGATTGGACTCGTTCATCAACGGGTCTTATGTGGGCTTGGGATCAAGGCGCGTTTATGAAGTTCCAATACGCTGAAGATCGCACAGAGTTGATTGGTATGCCGGAAACGAAATGGTTCGGCCTGGCGTTTGGTTTTGATATCGCAAAATTTAATTAGTTTTTTAAATAAATCTCAGTCTTTGAAAATCAAAGTCTGAACAGGAGAATAAATGAAAGCTCTTAAGTTAATGACAGCAGCCCTAGCGCTAGTAATTGGCGGTCAGGCTTCAGCTGCATCGAACCAGGAAATCATCACTCACGTGTCTTACAACGTGATCACAGCAACCTATGTTGAGCTTGCACAAGCGACTGTTTCTTTGAAACAGGCTGTCGACATTTTCGTTCAAAACCCGAACGAAGCAACATTGGCTCAAGCGCAAAACGCATGGCGCGGAGCTCGTATGCCGTGGGAAGCCTCTGAAGCTTTCTTGTTCGGACCTGTGGATTCTTTGGGTATCGATCCAATGCTTGATACTTGGCCTTTGAACAGATTGGACCTGGATGCAGTTTTGGCTTCTGGCAGAACAATCACTCCTGAGATGATTCGTTCTTTGGGTACGAACCTTCAAGGTTTCCACACGATCGAATATCTGTTGTTTGGTGACGGAGTTCACTCCAACACAAAACCGATTTCTGCTTTTACTGCAAAACAATTCGAATACCTTTCTTCGACGGCACAAGTTGAAATGGAGCATGCGGCAGCTTTGGCATATGCATGGACGAACCGTTGGAATCCAGAAGATGCTTCTTCTCCAGGGTATTCTGCGATTCTTGCGCAGCCAGGTTGGAACAATCAATTCTACACATCTGATGCGGCTGTATTGGAAGAGCTTGTAAAAGGCATGATGGCGATTGCTGATGAAGTGGCAAATGGTAAAATCGCGGATCCTTTGGGCGGTGACATCAATTCTGCAAACATGGCATTAGTTGAATCACCGTTCTCTTGGAACTCTTTGAACGATTTCACTTTCAATATCCGCTCTATCTACTCTGTGTATACAGGTACATACAGAACGTCTCAAGGTCCGGGCGTAAAAGCTCTGGTTGAGCGTCACGATCCTCAGTTGGCTCAACAGATTGAACAACATATCTTGGGTTGCATGCAATTGATCCAAGCGATCCGCCCTGCAGGTGGTGGTGATTTCGGTCAAGCGATCTTTACTCCAGATGGTCGTCAACGTGCTCAACAGGCGATTCAAGCATTGAACCAACTTCACGCGGTTTTGGAACAACAAGTTCTTCCTTTGGTGGACAAATAGTCATATGAAAAAATCGACTCTATTTTTAGCGATTCAATTGTTTTTTAGCGGAGCTGCGATGGCTGCTCCAGCCATCGATATGGACTACGTCAATGCAGTTATGTCGGGTGGTGACACGACAGTGATTTTTAAAAGAGAGTCGATTCAGGCATTCCGCAATCCTGCGGCAAATTTGTCTGAAGAAGAAGTTCGCCGTCACATGGCAGGTGATGCCCTTTTTGAGAGAAATTTTTCCGATGATCCAGGTCGTTTTGACCATGGTTTGGGGCCTGTTTACAACAACACGAACTGCAATGCCTGCCACGCTAAAGACGGGCGCGGTGCATTGCCAGTTTTGCCAATCGGTCAGGAAAAAGTTTTGCTTCGTCAAAACGAAGCGGTCTTCTTGCGTATCAGTATAGAAGACGGTCTAAAGAAAGTTAAATCTGCTGCAAACCACTGGGGTGCACCGGTTCCTGTTCCTGGCTTCTCGGATCAATTGTTCCACTTGGGTTCTTACGGCGTTCGTGAAGATCTTGAAGGTGCGGGACAAGCACAAGTATGGATGAGTTTTGAAAAGTCATCTTTTACTTATCCTGATGGCAGCACAGTTGAACTTCGTAAACCAATCTTCACTGTGACTTCTCCTTACGATCAGTATTTTGATTCTGTGACTGGCCAAATGCGCAGCCGTCTTTTTGAAAAAGACGTGAAAATGGGGCCTCGTATGGGGACTCCGATGATCGGCTTGGGTTTGCTCGAGGCGATCAAGGAATCTGATATCCGTGCATTGGCCGCTCGTGATTTGTCTGCTGAAGGTGTTCACGGTCAAGTGAACATGGTTTTTGATATTCAAAAATCTATGGCTGGTGATGCGTACCCAGTTTCTATGGGTCGCTTTGGTTTGAAAAACAACACGCCCACAGTTTTTCACCAATCCTTGGGCGCTTTGCGCGGCGATATCGGCGTGACGAACTATGCTTTCCCTGATGAAAGCATCGCGGGAACTCCATTGTACGATAAATTCATGGCAACTCGTCCGCCCCTAGAGGAGCCGCAGGCTTCTAAGGAAGTGGCTGATGATTTGGTATTCTACTCTCGCACATTGGCGGTTCCTTCTCGCCGTAACGTGGACAACCCTGTTGTTATCCGCGGAGCAAACTTGTTCCACCAAACTAGCTGCACAAGCTGTCATCAACCAAGCTTTGTAACCGGCTCACACGAGATTCCGGCTTTTGCTAATCAAAAAATCTATCCTTATACTGATATGCTTTTGCATGACATGGGACCTGGTTTGGCTGACGGCCGACAAGATTTCGATGCGACCGGAAATCAGTGGAAGACGCGTCCTCTATGGGGTATGGGTCAAACTCAAACGATCAATCCACGTGCTGGCTTCTTGCACGATGGCCGGGCTCGCACTTTGGAAGAGGCGATTTTGTGGCATGGCGGTGAGGCAGAGTATTCTAAAACCAAGTTCACTCAGCTTCCGAAAGATGATCGTATCGCTTTGATTCAATTTATTCGCTCTTTATAAAACCGGACTTCTAAACAGTGGAAAGTCATCCTCCGACTCAGGTACTATAGTGGAAAGCCTCTATTGGGGCTGGGAAGGGGGTGGTCTTATGGTTAAAACATGTGACATAACCAAGGCGGGGGTGGCGGCTTCTTAGCCGACTCGACCTTCGCCAAGGATTCGAAAGAATTCTGCACATTTAAAGGCGGCTCAAAAGGCCGCCTTTCCTATTCCAAATTTCTGGTCCTCGCATTTAAGTTCTAAGCCTCCTTTAAATATACGAAATTCCGATAAATTCACAGCATGAGTGACGATCAAAACGGCGTGAATGACATACCAGATTTTTCTGGGTTGATAGACTTTGAGCAAATCGAAGAGGTTGCGCGCGTCTTTTTTGAAGAGTCCAAAGAAATTTTGGACGGCTTGGATTCACTTATCATGCGTCTGGAAGAATCTCCAAACGACGTTGAACACATCAATGTCCTATTCCGCAAAGTGCATACAATCAAAGGCAGCGTGGGATCTGTTCCAGGCGGACAGCTATTAGCCTCTTTATCGCATGAGTTCGAAGCTTTGCTAAATCGAATCAAGCGGGAGTCCCAAACTGTCACGAAAGAATGCATTGATTTATTCTTACTTAGCTCGCGCTTGATGAAGCAATTGGCGGAAACCCTTCGCGAAAAACGCGAAATGTATCCGGAAGAGCTC contains these protein-coding regions:
- a CDS encoding HIT family protein; amino-acid sequence: MASVFTKIISGEFPCYKIYEDDKVLSFLALDQVNLGHTLVICKEEINHWTEVPADTYAHLHKVSQKIGKAILKASGSPRVGQMVAGFEVPHYHLHLIPAWSIPDLDFKKATRRSDDEMKKIQQEIIKNLA
- a CDS encoding DUF1653 domain-containing protein translates to MASEQLPISGAIYKHYKGKLYQVIGVGKHSETMEEVVLYQCLYENSLGRLWTRPLAMWNELVEVDGKKIPRFQFQFN
- a CDS encoding imelysin family protein; amino-acid sequence: MKALKLMTAALALVIGGQASAASNQEIITHVSYNVITATYVELAQATVSLKQAVDIFVQNPNEATLAQAQNAWRGARMPWEASEAFLFGPVDSLGIDPMLDTWPLNRLDLDAVLASGRTITPEMIRSLGTNLQGFHTIEYLLFGDGVHSNTKPISAFTAKQFEYLSSTAQVEMEHAAALAYAWTNRWNPEDASSPGYSAILAQPGWNNQFYTSDAAVLEELVKGMMAIADEVANGKIADPLGGDINSANMALVESPFSWNSLNDFTFNIRSIYSVYTGTYRTSQGPGVKALVERHDPQLAQQIEQHILGCMQLIQAIRPAGGGDFGQAIFTPDGRQRAQQAIQALNQLHAVLEQQVLPLVDK
- a CDS encoding di-heme oxidoredictase family protein, which translates into the protein MKKSTLFLAIQLFFSGAAMAAPAIDMDYVNAVMSGGDTTVIFKRESIQAFRNPAANLSEEEVRRHMAGDALFERNFSDDPGRFDHGLGPVYNNTNCNACHAKDGRGALPVLPIGQEKVLLRQNEAVFLRISIEDGLKKVKSAANHWGAPVPVPGFSDQLFHLGSYGVREDLEGAGQAQVWMSFEKSSFTYPDGSTVELRKPIFTVTSPYDQYFDSVTGQMRSRLFEKDVKMGPRMGTPMIGLGLLEAIKESDIRALAARDLSAEGVHGQVNMVFDIQKSMAGDAYPVSMGRFGLKNNTPTVFHQSLGALRGDIGVTNYAFPDESIAGTPLYDKFMATRPPLEEPQASKEVADDLVFYSRTLAVPSRRNVDNPVVIRGANLFHQTSCTSCHQPSFVTGSHEIPAFANQKIYPYTDMLLHDMGPGLADGRQDFDATGNQWKTRPLWGMGQTQTINPRAGFLHDGRARTLEEAILWHGGEAEYSKTKFTQLPKDDRIALIQFIRSL